One genomic window of Maribacter aquivivus includes the following:
- a CDS encoding VPS10 domain-containing protein, with protein sequence MRQSFLLFLASITIASAQIQPTSSQKVDESLVAKKVMETNSLVKNIPLKNIGPSVMSGRVVDLAVNKNNPTEYYVAYASGGLWYTNNNGNTFTPVMDETQTQNLGDIAVHWQSGTIWVGTGENNSSRSSYAGIGILKSTDKGKTWQHMGLSDSHHIGRIVINPNNPNEVTIGVTGHLYSPNKERGIYKTTDGGKTWKNTLFINEETGIIDVAVSPNNFNIQYAAAWQKDRKAWDFIGNGEGSGIYKSIDAGNTWVKISTPTSGFPTGEGVGRIGLAVFDDNTLYAVHDSQFRRNTSKEKKEKQVGLTKDDFKSLSKEQFLDLNDKDLNEFLKTNNFHEKYRAANVKQMVRSNSVQPADLALYLEDANSMLFDTPVIGAEVYRSNDAGKTWTKQNEDYIDDLFYSYGYYFAQITVDPNNIDAIYLSGVPIISSKDGGKTYVSINGDNVHSDHHAVWVNPNLPGHLINGNDGGVNTSYDDGKNWFKNNSPTVGQFYAIAVDNEKPYNVYGGLQDNGVWMGPNNAEENTKWQQTGQYPWKSIMGGDGMQVQVDSRNANIVYTGYQFGNYFRIDLENDQRNYIQPKHELGETPYRFNWQSPILLSPHNQDILYMGSNKLHRSLNQGDTWETISGDLTQGGKKGNVAFGTLATISESSFKFGLMYTGSDDGLIQRTDNGGGSWEVISKNLPQNLWVSRVIASKHQKNRVYATLNGYRSDDFTPYVYVSEDKGATWKNISSNIPISAVNVIIEDAENENVLFVGTDNGLYVSLDRGASWNSFQNGMPNVAVHDLVIQKEAKHLLVGTHGRSIYKADISALQTMSPEVLKKALHTYPLENIKHSSRWGNSWSSWSKASTPGLDVTFYSDRDDVYQAKIKSSDDIVVSETEVIANKGLNILSYDLAFSKIGKLNYLKKHKTELKQANNGSTYLPKGSYVVEIKGNGTTENITFEIE encoded by the coding sequence ATGAGACAATCTTTCCTGTTATTTCTAGCCAGTATTACTATTGCATCGGCACAAATTCAACCCACTTCTTCGCAAAAAGTTGATGAATCTTTAGTCGCAAAAAAAGTAATGGAAACCAATTCTCTGGTTAAAAATATTCCACTAAAAAATATTGGTCCGTCTGTTATGAGCGGTCGTGTTGTTGACTTGGCAGTCAATAAAAATAACCCTACAGAATATTATGTCGCATATGCCTCTGGCGGATTGTGGTACACCAATAACAACGGTAATACTTTTACCCCAGTAATGGATGAAACCCAAACCCAAAATCTTGGAGACATAGCGGTACATTGGCAAAGTGGAACAATTTGGGTAGGTACTGGCGAGAACAATTCTTCCCGTTCTTCATATGCAGGAATCGGTATTTTGAAATCTACCGACAAAGGTAAAACCTGGCAACATATGGGCTTGAGCGATTCGCACCATATTGGGCGAATTGTCATTAACCCCAACAATCCAAACGAAGTAACAATTGGTGTAACTGGGCATTTGTATTCACCAAATAAGGAACGTGGAATTTATAAAACCACAGATGGTGGTAAAACTTGGAAAAACACTTTGTTCATTAATGAAGAAACGGGTATAATAGACGTAGCGGTTTCACCTAATAATTTCAACATTCAATATGCTGCAGCTTGGCAAAAAGATAGAAAAGCTTGGGACTTTATTGGAAACGGCGAAGGGTCTGGCATCTATAAAAGTATAGATGCAGGCAACACTTGGGTTAAAATTTCTACCCCAACAAGCGGCTTTCCTACGGGAGAAGGCGTAGGTAGAATTGGTCTAGCTGTTTTTGATGACAATACACTTTATGCAGTACATGATAGTCAATTTAGAAGAAATACATCCAAAGAAAAGAAAGAGAAGCAAGTTGGCTTGACCAAAGATGATTTTAAATCGCTCTCAAAAGAACAATTCTTGGACCTAAACGACAAAGACCTAAATGAGTTTTTAAAGACCAATAATTTTCACGAAAAATATAGAGCTGCCAATGTAAAGCAAATGGTGCGTAGTAATTCTGTACAACCTGCAGATTTAGCACTGTATTTAGAAGATGCAAATTCTATGTTATTTGATACACCTGTAATAGGTGCTGAAGTATACAGAAGCAATGATGCCGGGAAAACATGGACAAAGCAAAACGAAGACTATATAGACGATTTGTTCTATAGTTATGGGTATTATTTTGCCCAAATTACTGTAGACCCAAATAATATAGATGCTATTTATTTATCTGGTGTTCCCATTATTTCTTCTAAAGATGGCGGCAAAACATATGTTTCTATTAATGGCGATAATGTACATTCTGATCACCATGCAGTATGGGTAAATCCTAATTTACCGGGACATTTAATAAACGGAAATGATGGAGGAGTAAATACTAGTTATGATGATGGTAAAAATTGGTTTAAAAACAACTCGCCAACCGTTGGTCAATTTTATGCCATTGCAGTGGATAATGAAAAACCGTACAATGTATATGGCGGTTTACAAGATAACGGCGTTTGGATGGGTCCAAATAATGCCGAAGAGAATACAAAATGGCAACAAACAGGTCAATACCCTTGGAAATCTATCATGGGTGGAGATGGCATGCAAGTACAAGTAGATAGCCGCAATGCTAATATCGTTTACACGGGATATCAATTTGGGAATTATTTTAGAATTGATTTAGAAAATGATCAACGCAATTACATTCAACCAAAACACGAATTAGGCGAGACTCCGTATCGTTTTAACTGGCAGTCTCCAATTTTACTATCACCACATAATCAAGACATATTATATATGGGTAGCAATAAGTTGCATCGCTCATTGAACCAAGGTGATACTTGGGAAACTATTTCTGGCGATTTAACCCAAGGTGGAAAAAAAGGTAACGTCGCCTTTGGAACCTTAGCTACTATATCTGAATCTTCTTTTAAGTTTGGATTGATGTATACCGGTAGTGATGACGGACTCATACAACGAACAGATAACGGAGGCGGAAGCTGGGAGGTTATTTCTAAAAACTTACCTCAGAATTTATGGGTAAGTAGAGTAATCGCATCTAAACATCAAAAGAATAGAGTTTATGCAACCTTAAACGGGTATCGTTCAGATGATTTTACACCTTATGTATATGTTAGTGAAGATAAAGGTGCTACTTGGAAAAATATTTCAAGCAACATACCTATATCAGCTGTAAATGTAATAATTGAAGATGCCGAAAATGAAAATGTATTATTTGTGGGTACCGATAATGGGCTATACGTAAGCTTAGATCGTGGGGCTTCATGGAATTCTTTTCAAAACGGAATGCCCAATGTTGCGGTACATGATTTGGTAATTCAAAAAGAAGCCAAGCATTTATTAGTAGGCACACACGGAAGAAGCATATACAAAGCAGATATTTCAGCATTACAAACGATGTCTCCTGAGGTATTAAAAAAGGCATTACACACCTATCCACTAGAAAACATAAAGCATTCTAGTCGTTGGGGAAATTCATGGAGCTCATGGTCCAAAGCAAGCACACCAGGCTTAGACGTTACTTTTTATTCTGATAGAGATGATGTGTACCAAGCTAAAATTAAATCTTCTGATGATATTGTAGTTAGCGAGACTGAAGTAATAGCCAATAAGGGATTGAATATTTTATCTTACGATTTAGCATTCTCAAAAATTGGAAAGCTGAATTACCTTAAAAAACATAAAACAGAATTGAAGCAGGCAAATAACGGAAGTACATATTTGCCTAAAGGATCATACGTTGTTGAAATTAAGGGAAACGGCACCACTGAAAACATCACTTTTGAAATAGAATAG
- a CDS encoding cupin domain-containing protein, with translation MKIVDWNELPDLGVSHNAEIKKRTLINRGEIPQLMMYGTAVFKPGQQVELHQHDTMYEVFHIQTGKAIFTISGKDYEVGPGNCITIEPGEIHGQSNPFSIDVTWTYFGIATD, from the coding sequence ATGAAAATAGTTGACTGGAACGAACTACCCGATTTAGGAGTTAGCCATAACGCAGAGATTAAAAAAAGAACATTGATAAATCGTGGAGAAATACCACAATTAATGATGTACGGTACCGCCGTTTTTAAACCTGGTCAGCAAGTAGAATTACACCAACACGACACTATGTATGAGGTATTTCACATTCAAACAGGGAAAGCTATTTTTACAATTTCAGGAAAAGATTATGAAGTTGGCCCTGGTAATTGTATAACTATAGAGCCAGGTGAGATTCACGGACAGAGCAATCCTTTTTCAATAGATGTTACTTGGACCTATTTTGGCATAGCCACAGATTAA
- a CDS encoding succinate dehydrogenase cytochrome b subunit: MSGFFKSSIGRKYAMALSAFFLMFFLLQHFAINILSVISPDAFNEASHFMGTFWAVQYVLQPVLIFGVIYHFVMGFILEAKNRSARVKTYAKNNGAANSSWMSRNMIYSGLAILAFLVLHFIDFWIPEINTKFIDGDMTGLLPNGEGFRYYEELAHKFENPLRVGAYVIAFIFLSLHLMHGFSSAFQSAGASSMRKEKLQLFAKVYSIAIPLGFIFIALFHHFNHH, from the coding sequence ATGAGCGGATTTTTTAAATCTTCGATTGGTAGAAAGTACGCAATGGCGCTTTCTGCTTTCTTTTTAATGTTTTTTCTACTTCAGCATTTTGCAATAAACATCTTATCGGTTATAAGTCCCGATGCGTTTAATGAAGCTTCGCATTTTATGGGCACTTTTTGGGCCGTACAATATGTTTTGCAGCCTGTTTTAATTTTCGGTGTTATTTATCACTTTGTGATGGGTTTCATTTTAGAAGCTAAAAACAGAAGTGCAAGAGTGAAAACATATGCAAAGAACAATGGTGCAGCCAATTCATCTTGGATGAGCCGTAATATGATTTACAGCGGATTAGCTATTTTAGCTTTCTTAGTACTTCACTTTATCGATTTCTGGATTCCAGAAATCAACACCAAGTTTATTGATGGAGACATGACTGGTTTACTACCAAATGGTGAAGGATTCAGATACTATGAGGAACTTGCTCATAAATTTGAAAACCCATTACGCGTAGGTGCTTATGTTATTGCCTTCATTTTCTTATCGCTACACCTTATGCATGGTTTCAGTTCTGCATTTCAGTCTGCCGGTGCATCGAGTATGAGAAAAGAAAAACTACAATTGTTTGCTAAAGTGTATTCCATTGCAATTCCGTTAGGATTTATATTCATTGCACTTTTTCATCATTTTAATCATCATTAA
- a CDS encoding fumarate reductase/succinate dehydrogenase flavoprotein subunit: MSVLDSKVPKGPLKTKWTDYKNHIDLVNPANKRNIDVIVVGTGLAGGSAAATLAELGYNVKTFCYQDSPRRAHSIAAQGGINAAKNYQGDGDSTYRLFYDTVKGGDYRSREANVYRLAEVSANIIDQCVAQGVPFARDYGGLLDNRSFGGVLVSRTFYAKGQTGQQLLLGAYSAMNRQIARGKITPFNRHEMLDVVKVDGKARGIIARNLVTGEIERHSAHAVVIASGGYGNVYFLSTNAMGSNATAAWKIHKKGAFFANPCYTQIHPTCIPRSGDYQSKLTLMSESLRNDGRIWVPKNMDDVMAIREGKKKPTDLSEDERDYYLERRYPAFGNLVPRDVASRAAKERCDAGYGVNATGEAVYLDFASAIQRYGIEQAKIHNITNASADKIYELGAAIVKAKYGNLFQMYEKIVDQDPYKTPMMIYPAVHYTMGGVWVDYNLMTTVEGLYCIGEANFSDHGANRLGASALMQGLADGYFVLPYTIGDYLSHEIRTGKIATDTPEFEAAEKEVTDKINFFVNNKGSHSVDYYHKKLGNIMWEKCGMSRNAEGLKEAMAEIKALREDFYKNVSVPGTATELNAELEKAGRVADFLELGELFAKDALAREESCGGHFREESVELGGEQEGEAKRNDVDFAFVSAWEYKGEPGDAVLHKEELEFNEIELKQRSYK; the protein is encoded by the coding sequence ATGTCTGTATTAGACTCAAAAGTACCTAAAGGTCCATTGAAAACGAAGTGGACCGATTATAAGAACCACATAGATTTAGTTAACCCTGCTAACAAACGTAATATTGATGTAATCGTTGTTGGAACAGGATTGGCAGGTGGTTCTGCTGCTGCAACTTTAGCAGAATTAGGCTATAATGTAAAAACATTTTGCTACCAAGATTCTCCAAGAAGAGCTCACTCTATTGCTGCACAAGGTGGTATTAATGCTGCAAAAAACTATCAAGGTGATGGTGATTCTACTTACCGTTTATTTTACGATACCGTAAAAGGTGGCGATTACCGTTCAAGAGAAGCAAACGTATATAGATTAGCAGAAGTTTCTGCAAACATCATTGACCAATGTGTTGCCCAAGGTGTACCATTTGCACGTGATTATGGCGGACTTTTAGACAACCGTTCTTTCGGTGGTGTATTAGTTTCTCGTACTTTCTATGCAAAAGGACAAACAGGCCAACAATTATTGTTAGGAGCTTACTCAGCAATGAACAGACAAATTGCACGTGGTAAAATTACCCCGTTCAATCGTCATGAAATGTTAGATGTAGTAAAGGTTGATGGCAAGGCTCGTGGTATTATTGCTCGTAACTTAGTTACTGGTGAAATAGAACGCCACTCTGCACATGCCGTTGTTATTGCTTCTGGTGGATACGGAAACGTATATTTCCTTTCAACCAATGCAATGGGGTCTAATGCTACAGCAGCTTGGAAAATACACAAAAAGGGAGCATTTTTTGCAAACCCTTGTTATACACAAATTCACCCAACTTGTATTCCTCGTTCAGGAGATTATCAGTCTAAACTTACATTGATGTCTGAATCTTTACGTAACGATGGTCGTATTTGGGTTCCTAAGAATATGGATGATGTAATGGCAATACGTGAAGGCAAGAAAAAGCCAACCGATTTGTCTGAAGATGAAAGAGATTATTACTTAGAAAGAAGATACCCTGCATTTGGTAACTTGGTTCCACGTGACGTTGCTTCGAGAGCTGCAAAAGAACGTTGCGATGCTGGTTATGGTGTTAATGCAACTGGTGAAGCAGTGTATTTAGATTTTGCTTCTGCAATTCAACGTTACGGAATTGAACAAGCTAAAATTCATAATATAACCAACGCTTCTGCAGATAAGATATATGAATTAGGTGCCGCTATCGTAAAAGCGAAGTACGGTAACCTGTTTCAAATGTATGAGAAGATCGTTGATCAAGATCCATACAAAACTCCAATGATGATTTACCCAGCGGTACATTATACTATGGGTGGTGTTTGGGTAGATTATAACTTAATGACTACTGTAGAAGGTCTTTACTGTATAGGTGAAGCAAACTTCTCTGATCACGGTGCAAACAGACTTGGAGCTTCTGCCTTAATGCAAGGTTTGGCTGATGGTTACTTTGTATTGCCATACACAATTGGCGATTACCTATCTCACGAAATTCGTACCGGTAAGATAGCAACCGATACTCCAGAATTTGAGGCTGCTGAAAAGGAAGTAACTGATAAAATTAATTTCTTTGTGAATAACAAAGGATCTCATTCCGTAGATTATTACCATAAAAAATTAGGTAATATTATGTGGGAGAAATGTGGAATGTCTCGTAACGCTGAAGGCTTAAAAGAAGCAATGGCAGAAATTAAGGCTTTACGTGAAGATTTCTACAAAAACGTTAGTGTACCTGGTACTGCAACCGAACTTAATGCTGAATTAGAGAAAGCTGGTCGTGTAGCAGATTTCTTAGAATTAGGAGAATTATTCGCTAAAGATGCTTTGGCAAGAGAAGAATCTTGTGGAGGTCACTTTAGAGAAGAATCTGTAGAATTAGGTGGCGAGCAAGAAGGTGAAGCTAAACGTAATGATGTTGATTTCGCATTCGTTTCTGCATGGGAATATAAAGGAGAACCTGGTGATGCCGTTTTACATAAAGAAGAGCTAGAGTTCAACGAAATCGAATTAAAACAAAGAAGTTATAAATAA
- a CDS encoding DUF2721 domain-containing protein: MELTLGIPALLFPAISLTMLAYNARYLAIAALIRQLHQKYQETASQSVGLQVQKLRKRLTIIKNMQATAIVSFLLAVITMTLIYAEFTFWANLVFSISLFALMTSLILSLIEVQLSTKALEIQLKDMEK, encoded by the coding sequence ATGGAATTAACCTTAGGAATACCGGCACTACTTTTTCCAGCTATTTCATTGACTATGCTAGCCTATAATGCACGTTATTTAGCCATTGCAGCTTTAATTCGGCAATTGCATCAAAAATATCAAGAAACGGCATCGCAGTCTGTTGGGCTACAAGTACAAAAATTAAGAAAGCGACTAACTATTATTAAAAATATGCAGGCAACTGCTATTGTTAGCTTCCTCTTAGCCGTTATTACTATGACCTTAATTTATGCCGAATTTACTTTTTGGGCAAACTTAGTATTTAGCATAAGCTTATTTGCACTTATGACCTCATTAATACTTTCATTGATTGAAGTTCAATTATCGACTAAAGCATTAGAAATTCAGTTGAAGGATATGGAAAAATAA